Proteins encoded by one window of Cyanobium sp. NS01:
- the drmC gene encoding DISARM system phospholipase D-like protein DrmC, whose protein sequence is MSLTLPAQTLRTVAAELRRLTYTPTSWQGLLSGQSEAIRQQLEPLLVEMVREGAPPRLMALMLERLADSQEALQRELDAWSFVWSGPDPLHARTADTFATVDQLIREARASLLIATYNIGLSAEFRELLAEIAARLEGGQLGKVELFLHPVQIEKQLGTNALVSIRQWFDAEVWPWPAKPGVYVDRRLVMGSAERCYQHSKVVIADADTDAACALVTSANFSETAQRHNFEAGWLVRSPWRAKQVSSHFQKLVSEGLFVLLPAG, encoded by the coding sequence ATGAGCCTCACGCTGCCAGCTCAGACACTGCGCACGGTGGCCGCCGAGCTGCGCCGGCTGACCTACACCCCCACCAGCTGGCAGGGCTTGCTCTCCGGTCAGAGCGAAGCGATCCGCCAGCAGCTGGAGCCCCTGCTGGTCGAGATGGTGCGGGAAGGCGCTCCTCCCCGGCTGATGGCCCTGATGCTGGAACGCCTCGCTGACAGTCAGGAGGCCCTGCAGCGCGAGCTCGATGCCTGGAGCTTTGTCTGGTCTGGTCCAGACCCTCTCCACGCCAGGACAGCCGACACGTTTGCCACGGTGGATCAGCTGATCCGAGAAGCTCGCGCCAGCCTGCTGATCGCCACCTACAACATCGGACTGTCAGCAGAATTTCGAGAGCTTCTGGCAGAGATTGCCGCGCGCCTTGAAGGCGGCCAGCTCGGCAAGGTTGAGCTGTTCCTTCACCCAGTTCAGATCGAAAAGCAACTGGGCACGAACGCTTTGGTTTCCATTCGGCAGTGGTTCGATGCCGAGGTATGGCCCTGGCCGGCCAAGCCAGGTGTCTATGTCGATCGGCGTCTTGTGATGGGTTCGGCCGAGCGCTGCTATCAGCACTCCAAAGTTGTGATTGCCGATGCCGACACTGATGCCGCCTGCGCTTTGGTCACCAGCGCCAACTTCAGCGAAACCGCCCAACGCCACAACTTTGAAGCCGGCTGGCTGGTCCGATCACCCTGGCGTGCCAAGCAGGTGAGCAGCCATTTCCAGAAGCTGGTCTCTGAAGGGCTGTTCGTTCTCCTGCCTGCTGGCTGA
- a CDS encoding cation:proton antiporter, producing the protein MIPLPTLLMEIGSHQAEVAETLIGVGRFLVIFVAARAIAEVMVRLQLPTILGELVAGVLIGASGLHLILPPEAQAELSGAVLNLVGSLADVSPETVDSIYRETFPSLQAVSQLGLFALLFLTGLESELDELVAVGLQASTVAFTGVVLPFALGTVGLYYFFHVPLIPAVFAGAAMTATSIGITASVFGELQWLKRKEGQIVIGAAVLDDILGIVILAVVVSLAGGGAFTVGPLLKLCAAAVVFVAAALFLSRTAAPGFDWVVDRLKAPGDVAVASFVVLTLCCFAAQAIGLEAALGAFAAGLILSASKHTHDIDTAVKPLVALFATVFFVLIGTGMDLSVLNPFDPANREGLIVAMFLLVVAVAGKVAAGWCYTSKEPTNRLVVGLGMMPRGEVGLIFLGLGTQANILTPSLEAAILLMVIGTTFLAPILLRVVISSQAEPATQPG; encoded by the coding sequence ATGATTCCCCTGCCCACGCTGCTGATGGAAATCGGCAGTCACCAGGCGGAAGTGGCTGAAACCCTGATCGGGGTCGGCCGCTTTCTCGTCATTTTTGTGGCCGCTCGAGCCATCGCTGAGGTGATGGTGCGGCTCCAGCTCCCCACCATCCTCGGCGAACTCGTGGCTGGCGTGCTCATCGGCGCCAGCGGCCTGCATCTGATTCTGCCCCCCGAGGCCCAGGCGGAACTCAGTGGCGCGGTGCTGAACCTGGTGGGCTCCCTGGCCGATGTCTCTCCCGAAACGGTGGACTCCATCTACCGGGAAACCTTCCCCAGCCTTCAGGCTGTGTCGCAGCTCGGCCTGTTCGCCCTGCTGTTTCTCACAGGCCTCGAGAGCGAGCTCGACGAGCTGGTGGCGGTGGGGCTTCAGGCCAGCACGGTGGCGTTCACCGGGGTGGTGCTGCCCTTTGCCCTCGGCACCGTTGGCCTCTATTACTTCTTCCATGTGCCCCTGATCCCGGCGGTGTTCGCCGGCGCGGCGATGACGGCCACCTCGATCGGCATCACGGCCAGCGTGTTCGGTGAGCTGCAGTGGCTGAAGCGCAAGGAAGGTCAGATCGTGATCGGTGCCGCCGTGCTCGATGACATCCTCGGCATCGTCATCCTGGCCGTGGTGGTGTCTCTGGCCGGCGGTGGCGCTTTCACCGTGGGTCCGTTGCTCAAGCTCTGCGCGGCGGCTGTGGTGTTCGTGGCGGCGGCGCTCTTCCTCAGCCGCACGGCCGCCCCGGGCTTCGACTGGGTGGTGGACCGCCTCAAGGCACCCGGCGATGTGGCGGTGGCCAGCTTCGTGGTGCTCACCCTGTGCTGCTTCGCGGCCCAGGCGATCGGTCTGGAAGCGGCCCTGGGAGCCTTTGCCGCAGGCCTGATCCTCAGTGCCTCCAAGCACACCCATGACATCGACACGGCGGTGAAACCTCTGGTGGCCCTCTTCGCCACGGTGTTCTTCGTGCTGATCGGCACCGGCATGGACCTCTCGGTGCTCAACCCCTTCGATCCGGCCAACCGCGAAGGGCTGATCGTGGCCATGTTCCTGCTGGTGGTGGCCGTGGCCGGCAAGGTGGCGGCGGGCTGGTGTTACACCAGCAAGGAACCCACCAACCGCCTGGTGGTGGGTCTGGGGATGATGCCCCGCGGCGAGGTGGGCCTGATCTTCCTCGGGCTGGGCACCCAGGCCAACATCCTCACCCCGTCCCTGGAAGCCGCCATCCTGCTGATGGTGATCGGCACCACCTTCCTGGCCCCGATCCTGCTGCGGGTGGTGATCAGCTCCCAGGCCGAACCGGCCACCCAGCCCGGCTGA
- a CDS encoding HdeD family acid-resistance protein codes for MSVPSSPTLRWLTAALLFVAAGLALALQFVSATLLTIVIGGVAVAAGISQALRLTGATDWSGRIFRLLSALLYVGGGLWILVFPLAGEVSLTLFLGFLLAFQGVMELAGAAAAQGPARALVLLDGIVTTVLGGLLVAEWPSDSVWAIGTLLGVGLGISAINLLTSPRPEPG; via the coding sequence TTGTCGGTTCCCTCCTCCCCTACCCTGCGCTGGCTGACGGCGGCCCTGCTGTTCGTGGCGGCGGGACTGGCCCTGGCGCTGCAGTTTGTTTCGGCCACCCTGCTCACGATCGTGATCGGCGGCGTCGCCGTGGCGGCGGGGATCTCCCAGGCGCTGCGCCTCACCGGTGCCACCGACTGGAGCGGCAGGATCTTTCGCCTGCTGTCGGCGCTGCTCTATGTGGGGGGCGGGCTCTGGATCCTGGTGTTTCCCCTGGCCGGCGAGGTGAGCCTCACGCTGTTCCTGGGCTTCCTGCTGGCCTTCCAGGGGGTCATGGAGCTGGCTGGCGCCGCCGCAGCCCAGGGCCCCGCCAGGGCGCTGGTGCTGCTTGATGGCATCGTCACCACCGTGCTCGGCGGACTGCTGGTGGCCGAATGGCCCAGCGACAGCGTCTGGGCGATCGGCACCCTGCTGGGCGTCGGGCTGGGCATCTCGGCCATCAACCTGCTGACGAGCCCCAGGCCCGAGCCCGGCTGA
- a CDS encoding type II toxin-antitoxin system Phd/YefM family antitoxin, protein MQVNLHDAKTHLSRYVAQALEGEEVVIAKAGRPLVRLVPVQAAPEARRGGFLRGSAVARADLKTDFASEIDTLFG, encoded by the coding sequence ATGCAGGTCAACCTCCACGACGCCAAAACCCACCTCTCCCGCTACGTGGCCCAGGCCCTTGAAGGGGAGGAGGTGGTGATCGCCAAAGCCGGCCGCCCCCTCGTTCGCCTGGTGCCGGTGCAAGCCGCTCCTGAAGCCAGGCGCGGCGGATTTCTACGGGGTTCTGCGGTGGCACGTGCCGATCTGAAGACCGACTTCGCCAGCGAGATCGACACGCTGTTCGGCTGA
- a CDS encoding transposase yields MELCLRVSLSCNTVAERLGLPSSSLARWVRQARIDRGQAGTRDQGLLTSEERTELSRLCKENRELRREKDCFRLAAAHLP; encoded by the coding sequence GTGGAACTCTGCCTGCGGGTGAGCCTTTCCTGCAACACCGTCGCCGAGCGGCTCGGCCTTCCCTCCAGCAGCCTGGCCCGCTGGGTGCGCCAGGCCCGCATTGATCGGGGCCAGGCCGGTACCCGTGACCAGGGCCTGCTCACCAGCGAGGAGCGCACCGAGCTCAGCCGACTCTGCAAGGAGAACCGCGAGCTGAGGAGAGAGAAGGATTGTTTCAGGCTGGCGGCAGCGCACCTGCCATAG
- a CDS encoding calcium-binding protein, with protein sequence MPLAIQAKPSLAMTPTKRLSFPVLVVLAKSGTSSSRARGGDDTLVLGGAPNQTNIFGNDGDDLISVENSGSGALIDSKFFAGAGDDAVVLQDLVFTGTAQGTSQVGMAAGDDFIFLRGNFNNVNLFANDGDDSISFTGTSSFQNSRAFTGDDDDFFTDNGFEVDFTNAELGFKGGDDTINLGNSITGSGDNGLEVFLGDGDDFFIGPESGDLELMAGTGDDTITGGGTSDTFTGGEGADLYIQASGASASVDSVLGGQPGVPLTLTFAADPDIITDFQTAAGAGAPADRIAFSGWAGPSNFNDNRSSASGSFGSGNVVLYSGNFNETGNIFTTASNNSGPDVLAFLSTGTGNSPGDFGDQAFVLLDASDQSFNPDTDFL encoded by the coding sequence TTGCCCCTGGCGATCCAGGCCAAACCTTCATTGGCAATGACACCGACGAAGCGTTTGAGCTTTCCAGTTCTGGTGGTACTGGCGAAATCCGGAACTTCATCGTCAAGGGCGAGGGGGGGGGACGATACCCTGGTCCTCGGGGGCGCACCGAACCAAACTAACATTTTTGGCAATGATGGCGATGACTTGATCTCTGTTGAGAACTCAGGCAGTGGCGCGCTCATCGACAGCAAATTCTTTGCCGGGGCTGGCGACGACGCTGTCGTCCTTCAAGACTTGGTGTTCACTGGCACTGCCCAAGGCACCAGCCAAGTCGGCATGGCTGCTGGCGACGATTTTATCTTTCTCCGGGGTAACTTCAATAACGTCAACCTCTTCGCCAACGACGGAGACGACTCCATATCTTTCACCGGTACGTCATCCTTCCAGAATAGCCGGGCTTTCACAGGCGACGACGACGACTTTTTCACGGACAACGGCTTCGAAGTCGATTTCACCAACGCAGAGCTGGGCTTCAAAGGCGGCGACGATACGATCAATTTAGGCAACAGCATCACCGGCAGCGGCGACAACGGCCTTGAAGTATTCCTGGGCGATGGCGACGATTTTTTCATTGGACCCGAAAGCGGCGATCTGGAACTGATGGCCGGCACCGGCGACGACACCATTACCGGTGGCGGAACTAGCGACACCTTCACCGGTGGCGAAGGCGCTGACCTTTACATCCAGGCCAGCGGCGCCAGCGCTTCCGTAGACAGCGTGCTGGGGGGTCAGCCCGGTGTCCCACTCACACTCACCTTCGCTGCCGATCCCGACATCATCACTGATTTCCAGACTGCGGCCGGCGCCGGCGCCCCCGCCGATCGCATCGCATTCTCAGGTTGGGCCGGCCCGTCCAACTTCAACGACAATCGCAGCTCAGCTTCCGGCAGCTTCGGCAGCGGCAATGTGGTGCTCTACTCCGGCAACTTCAATGAAACCGGCAACATTTTCACCACAGCCAGCAACAACTCCGGCCCTGACGTTCTCGCCTTCCTCTCCACCGGTACCGGCAACAGTCCCGGTGATTTTGGCGATCAGGCTTTCGTGCTGCTCGACGCCTCCGACCAGTCCTTCAACCCCGACACCGACTTCCTCTGA
- a CDS encoding Crp/Fnr family transcriptional regulator produces MSVSMSSRCLRLSLRAGETLPANLCWRVEKGYVWLARWVPGCDPLTLGVWGPGEMVMPALIGLPSIELRSLSPVVVVEEADTTVPMERSFLEDQLRQAALLLLLSRVRPAEARLLQLLDWFGTRFGTMTTKGVRLCFGERPLTHQQLADIAGMTRVTVTKALTQFRQSGVLSSDGNGGLLLRVPASELWGEE; encoded by the coding sequence ATGTCCGTCTCCATGTCAAGCCGTTGTCTGCGCCTCAGCCTCCGGGCCGGCGAGACGCTTCCCGCCAATCTCTGCTGGCGCGTGGAAAAGGGCTACGTCTGGCTTGCCCGCTGGGTTCCCGGCTGCGATCCCCTCACCCTGGGCGTGTGGGGCCCGGGCGAGATGGTGATGCCCGCCCTGATCGGTCTGCCTTCGATCGAATTGCGCTCCCTCTCCCCCGTGGTGGTGGTGGAAGAAGCAGACACCACCGTGCCGATGGAGCGCAGCTTTCTGGAGGATCAACTGCGGCAGGCGGCCCTGCTGCTGCTGCTCAGCCGCGTACGCCCCGCCGAGGCTCGCCTGCTGCAATTGCTTGACTGGTTCGGCACCCGTTTCGGCACGATGACCACCAAGGGCGTGCGGCTCTGCTTCGGCGAACGCCCTCTGACCCACCAGCAGCTCGCCGACATCGCCGGCATGACCCGGGTCACCGTGACCAAGGCCCTCACCCAGTTCCGCCAGTCCGGCGTGCTCTCCAGTGATGGCAACGGTGGACTGTTGCTGCGGGTGCCCGCCTCCGAACTCTGGGGCGAGGAGTGA
- a CDS encoding galactose oxidase — protein MVASPSLFPLAGQAGPEAFRNWPYLTQPVLLASRSRQVCLTCRFFRHQAAADAIPLLTCQLHRGLIAHGEHLTRRCQGWSDGLHGQRA, from the coding sequence ATGGTCGCCTCCCCTTCGCTCTTCCCGCTCGCAGGCCAGGCTGGCCCAGAGGCCTTTCGCAACTGGCCCTATCTGACGCAGCCCGTGCTGCTGGCCAGCCGCAGCCGCCAGGTGTGTCTCACCTGCCGCTTCTTTCGGCACCAGGCCGCTGCGGATGCCATCCCCCTGCTCACCTGCCAGCTGCACCGGGGTCTGATCGCCCACGGCGAGCACCTCACCCGCCGCTGTCAGGGCTGGAGCGATGGCCTGCATGGCCAGCGGGCCTGA
- a CDS encoding chlorophyll a/b-binding protein has protein sequence MSDSSARFGFSAFAETWNGRLAMLGFVIGLSTELLTGQGILSQIGLG, from the coding sequence ATGTCCGACTCCTCTGCCCGCTTTGGCTTCAGTGCCTTTGCCGAAACCTGGAACGGCCGTCTCGCCATGCTCGGCTTCGTGATCGGCCTCTCCACCGAGCTGCTCACCGGACAGGGCATTCTCTCCCAGATCGGCCTGGGCTGA
- a CDS encoding type II toxin-antitoxin system VapC family toxin: MVSTETQPQPLLLDTQLLLWWAIDPKRLPATAADLLADPAQPLLLSVVSLWEVAIKSSLGRADFQVEAAALRLGLLGQGFRELPVRPEHVLAVQHLPWIHRDPFDRLLVVQAQVEGLQLLSADRALTGYGSHVRAVD, from the coding sequence ATGGTCTCCACCGAAACCCAGCCCCAGCCCCTGCTCCTGGACACCCAGCTGCTGCTGTGGTGGGCCATCGACCCCAAGCGGCTGCCGGCCACAGCCGCCGACCTGCTGGCCGATCCGGCCCAGCCGCTGCTGCTCAGCGTGGTGAGCCTGTGGGAAGTGGCCATCAAGTCGTCCCTCGGGCGAGCCGATTTCCAGGTGGAGGCTGCCGCCTTGCGGCTGGGTCTGCTGGGGCAGGGATTCCGCGAACTCCCGGTGCGCCCTGAGCACGTGCTGGCGGTGCAGCACCTCCCTTGGATCCACCGCGATCCGTTCGACCGCCTGCTGGTGGTGCAGGCCCAGGTGGAAGGCCTGCAGCTGCTGAGCGCCGATCGGGCTCTGACGGGCTATGGATCCCACGTACGAGCCGTGGACTGA
- a CDS encoding DDE-type integrase/transposase/recombinase: MRLAEWIDLFSRRVVGWKLDHRMDAALVVEALNRAPDLRRVEPEALLLHTDQGSPVPGYRLPGSAGEARECLQHVRQGLLLGQRRGGEFFLHPVAEGFREAVTRTRPG, encoded by the coding sequence GTGCGCTTAGCAGAGTGGATCGATCTGTTCAGTCGACGAGTCGTTGGCTGGAAGTTGGATCACCGCATGGATGCCGCCTTGGTGGTCGAGGCCCTTAACCGGGCGCCCGACCTCCGCCGGGTGGAGCCGGAGGCGTTGCTCCTCCACACGGATCAGGGCAGCCCAGTACCGGGCTACCGACTACCGGGATCTGCCGGGGAAGCACGAGAGTGTCTGCAGCACGTCCGCCAAGGGCTGCTGTTGGGACAACGCCGTGGTGGAGAGTTTTTTCTCCACCCTGTAGCCGAAGGCTTCCGCGAAGCAGTGACTCGAACTCGTCCTGGATGA
- a CDS encoding SulP family inorganic anion transporter, which yields MATDTAPPGRSPLQLLNHFSANNIKGDLFGGVTAAVIALPMALAFGVASGAGAAAGLWGAVLVGLFAALFGGTPTLISEPTGPMTVVMTAVIASLTAQDPENGLAMAFTVVMLAGVFQILFGLLRLGRYVTQMPYTVISGFMSGIGLILIILQIGPFLGQAIPKGGVLGTLGAIPSLLAGARPAEVTLAVVTLAILWLTPARLKKVAPPQLIALIAGTVLSLTLLSGADGSAEVEGIRRIGAIASGFPRLVIPHVELPQLQLMLIDAAVLGMLGCIDALLTAVVADSITRTEHNSNKELIGQGLGNLVSGLFGGIAGAGATMGTVVNIQAGGRSALSGLSRALILMLVILAGSGLAAQIPQAVLAGIALKVGFDIVDWSFLKRAHQISLTGALIMYLVIGLTVLVDLIAAVGIGVFIANILTIDKMSALQSRSVKSISTGDGDLLLSPEEKLLLDQGKGQVLLFQLTGAMIFGVAKAIGREHNAIGECKAVVFDLTEVSHLGVTSALAVENAVEEAIEKGREVFVVGASGTTRQRLEKLGLYAKLPPERTAISRQVALQQAVGALA from the coding sequence ATGGCCACTGATACGGCTCCTCCGGGGCGCTCACCCCTGCAGCTGCTGAACCACTTCAGCGCCAACAACATCAAGGGGGATCTGTTCGGGGGGGTCACCGCGGCGGTGATCGCCCTGCCGATGGCCCTGGCCTTCGGGGTGGCCTCCGGTGCCGGGGCTGCGGCCGGCCTCTGGGGGGCGGTGCTGGTGGGTCTGTTCGCCGCCCTGTTCGGCGGCACCCCCACCCTGATCTCCGAGCCCACCGGCCCGATGACCGTGGTGATGACCGCCGTCATCGCCAGCCTCACCGCCCAGGACCCGGAGAACGGCCTGGCGATGGCCTTCACCGTGGTGATGCTGGCCGGGGTGTTCCAGATCCTGTTCGGCCTGCTCAGGCTGGGCCGCTACGTGACCCAGATGCCCTACACGGTGATCTCGGGCTTCATGAGCGGCATCGGCCTGATCCTGATCATTCTCCAGATCGGCCCCTTCCTGGGCCAGGCCATCCCCAAGGGCGGTGTGCTCGGCACCCTCGGTGCCATCCCCTCCCTGCTGGCCGGGGCGCGCCCGGCGGAAGTCACCCTGGCTGTGGTGACCCTGGCGATCCTGTGGCTGACGCCGGCGCGGCTGAAGAAGGTGGCACCGCCCCAGCTGATCGCCCTGATCGCCGGCACCGTGCTCTCGCTCACCCTGCTGAGCGGCGCCGATGGCTCGGCTGAAGTGGAGGGCATCCGCCGCATCGGTGCCATCGCCTCCGGCTTTCCCCGGCTGGTGATTCCCCATGTGGAACTGCCCCAGCTGCAGCTGATGCTGATTGATGCCGCCGTGCTGGGGATGCTGGGCTGCATCGACGCCCTGCTCACCGCCGTGGTGGCCGACAGCATCACCCGCACCGAGCACAACTCCAACAAGGAGCTGATCGGCCAGGGCCTCGGCAACCTCGTCTCCGGCCTGTTCGGCGGCATCGCCGGTGCCGGCGCCACCATGGGCACCGTGGTGAACATCCAGGCCGGCGGCCGCAGTGCCCTCTCCGGCCTCAGCCGTGCCCTGATCCTGATGCTGGTGATCCTGGCCGGCAGTGGCCTCGCCGCCCAGATCCCCCAGGCCGTGCTCGCCGGCATCGCCCTCAAGGTGGGCTTTGACATCGTCGACTGGAGCTTTCTCAAGCGCGCCCACCAGATCTCGCTCACCGGCGCGCTGATCATGTATCTGGTGATCGGCCTCACCGTGCTGGTGGACCTGATCGCGGCGGTGGGCATCGGCGTGTTCATCGCCAACATCCTCACCATCGACAAGATGAGCGCCCTGCAGAGCCGCTCGGTCAAGTCGATCTCCACCGGTGACGGCGACCTGCTGCTCAGCCCCGAGGAGAAGCTGCTGCTGGATCAGGGCAAGGGCCAGGTGCTGCTGTTCCAGCTCACCGGCGCCATGATCTTTGGTGTGGCCAAGGCGATCGGCCGCGAACACAACGCCATCGGCGAGTGCAAGGCGGTGGTGTTTGATCTCACCGAGGTGTCCCACCTCGGGGTGACCTCCGCCCTGGCGGTGGAGAACGCCGTGGAGGAGGCGATCGAGAAGGGCCGCGAGGTGTTCGTGGTGGGGGCCAGCGGCACCACCCGCCAGCGGCTCGAGAAGCTCGGCCTCTACGCCAAGTTGCCGCCTGAGCGCACCGCCATCAGCCGCCAGGTCGCCCTGCAGCAGGCCGTGGGCGCGCTTGCCTGA
- a CDS encoding Fe2+-dependent dioxygenase, whose amino-acid sequence MRFAIEPLLSPEQAAAMGEALRVESAVWRPGADTAGWHARTVKHNRQLDPDSPLHSRLSQQVRQALLAHPLVAAAALPVRVHGVLFSRCGVGEGYGRHVDNAYMKEGRSDLSFTLFLSEPGAYEGGALVLESPGAEEAMRLRAGHAIVYPSTLLHRVEPVLAGERLVAVGWIQSRVRQADQRELLFELDTARRALFASQSHGEVFDLISRSYTNLLRRWGD is encoded by the coding sequence ATGCGCTTTGCGATCGAGCCCCTGCTGTCTCCGGAGCAGGCGGCCGCCATGGGCGAGGCCCTGCGGGTCGAGTCAGCCGTCTGGAGGCCTGGGGCCGACACCGCCGGTTGGCACGCCCGCACCGTGAAACACAACCGACAGCTCGATCCGGACTCACCACTGCACAGCCGCCTCAGCCAGCAGGTGCGCCAGGCCCTGCTGGCCCATCCGCTCGTGGCTGCGGCTGCCCTGCCCGTGCGGGTGCACGGGGTGCTGTTCAGCCGCTGCGGCGTGGGCGAGGGTTACGGCCGCCACGTGGACAACGCCTACATGAAGGAGGGCCGCAGCGACCTCTCCTTCACCCTGTTTCTGAGTGAGCCCGGGGCCTATGAGGGCGGCGCCCTGGTGCTGGAATCGCCCGGTGCGGAGGAGGCGATGCGGCTGCGGGCCGGCCACGCCATCGTCTACCCCAGCACCCTGTTGCACCGGGTGGAGCCAGTGCTGGCGGGGGAGCGGCTGGTGGCCGTGGGCTGGATCCAGAGCCGGGTGCGCCAGGCCGATCAGCGCGAGCTGCTGTTCGAGCTCGACACCGCCCGCCGGGCTCTGTTCGCCAGCCAGAGCCATGGCGAGGTGTTTGACCTGATCAGCCGCAGCTACACCAACCTGCTGCGCCGCTGGGGCGACTGA
- a CDS encoding chlorophyll a/b-binding protein: MTNTPANENSIEELLPQQTHLDQLRRAELFNGRAAMLGIVIGVIVEGLTGFGIAHQIGLGPLVDGYAACRTQFLPFCF; encoded by the coding sequence ATGACCAACACACCAGCGAACGAGAACTCAATCGAGGAGCTTCTCCCCCAACAGACCCACCTAGATCAGCTCAGGCGCGCTGAGCTCTTCAACGGCCGCGCCGCCATGCTCGGCATCGTCATCGGCGTCATCGTCGAGGGCCTGACGGGCTTCGGGATCGCGCACCAGATCGGCCTCGGTCCCTTGGTTGATGGCTACGCCGCCTGTCGCACCCAGTTCCTGCCCTTCTGCTTCTGA
- a CDS encoding DUF6671 family protein, whose product MGSLSPYAGRRVCLTTRHGKERALARPFLHGLGAILEVAPCDTDQLGTFSGEVERLGDARATCHRKALLGLEASGLSLGLASEASFGPHPAVPLLSVGQELLLFVDLERGLSVLEQRLDLATSLARRSLEPGELASEGVQAWLAQVRFPSHALIARPAEGHPGPCLKAIRTQAELEDALARCAAASPEGRVWLETDMRAHCNPTRMASIRRLGFQLVRRLGRPCPACGAPGWGLQATLPGLPCSCCGTATALTAQERWGCAACPHTELRPRRDGLQQADPGHCPWCNP is encoded by the coding sequence ATGGGCTCCCTGTCGCCCTATGCGGGACGCAGGGTCTGCCTCACCACGCGCCATGGCAAGGAGCGGGCACTGGCCAGGCCCTTCCTGCATGGGCTCGGCGCCATCCTGGAGGTGGCGCCCTGCGACACCGACCAGCTCGGCACCTTCAGCGGTGAGGTGGAACGGCTGGGCGACGCCCGCGCCACCTGTCATCGCAAGGCCCTGCTCGGTCTCGAGGCCAGCGGCCTCAGCCTCGGCCTGGCCAGCGAGGCCAGCTTCGGCCCCCATCCCGCCGTGCCCCTGCTCTCGGTGGGCCAGGAGCTCTTGCTCTTCGTGGACCTGGAGCGGGGCCTCAGCGTGCTGGAGCAGCGCCTCGATCTGGCCACCAGCCTGGCCCGCCGCAGCCTGGAACCCGGCGAGCTCGCATCAGAGGGCGTTCAGGCCTGGCTGGCCCAGGTGCGCTTCCCCAGCCATGCTCTGATCGCCCGCCCGGCCGAAGGCCATCCCGGCCCATGCCTCAAGGCCATCCGCACGCAGGCGGAGCTGGAGGACGCCCTGGCCCGCTGCGCGGCGGCCAGCCCTGAGGGGCGCGTCTGGCTCGAAACCGACATGCGCGCCCACTGCAACCCCACCCGGATGGCGAGTATCCGGCGGCTGGGTTTCCAGCTGGTGCGCCGCCTGGGGCGGCCTTGCCCCGCCTGCGGGGCCCCTGGCTGGGGGCTGCAGGCGACGCTGCCCGGCCTGCCCTGCAGCTGCTGTGGCACGGCCACGGCCCTGACAGCCCAGGAGCGCTGGGGCTGTGCCGCCTGCCCCCACACCGAGCTGCGGCCCCGGCGCGACGGCCTGCAGCAGGCCGATCCAGGCCATTGCCCCTGGTGCAACCCCTGA